A region from the Eptesicus fuscus isolate TK198812 chromosome 1, DD_ASM_mEF_20220401, whole genome shotgun sequence genome encodes:
- the PIGA gene encoding phosphatidylinositol N-acetylglucosaminyltransferase subunit A, translated as MAYRGGGGHGHGPSAALYPVIPGNLFTCRTRTHNICMVSDFFYPNMGGVESHIYQLSQCLIERGHKVIIVTHAYGNRKGIRYLTKGLKVYYLPLKVMYNQSTATTLFHSLPLLRYIFVRERVTIVHSHSSFSAMAHDALFHAKTMGLRTVFTDHSLFGFADVSSVLTNKLLTVSLCDTNHIICVSYTSKENTVLRAALNPEIVSVIPNAVDPTDFTPDPFRRHDSMTIVIVSRLVYRKGTDLLSGIIPELCQKYQDLNFIIGGEGPKRIILEEVRERYQLHDRVRLLGALEHKDVRNVLVQGHIFLNTSLTEAFCMAIVEAASCGLQVVSTRVGGIPEVLPENLIILCEPSVKSLCEGLEKAISQLKSGVLPDPEKIHNIVKTFYTWRNVAERTEKVYNRVAGETVLPMDRRLDRLMSHCGPVTGCIFALLAMFNFLFLTFLRWMTPDSLIDVAIDATGPKGAWTKQYPYSRKRGRNNEMSKTR; from the exons ATGGCCTATCGAGGAGGAGGTGGGCACGGCCATGGTCCCTCCGCTGCGCTCTACCCTGTTATCCCTGGAAATCTTTTCACATGTAGAACTCGTACTCATAATATATGCATGGTGTCGGACTTTTTCTACCCGAATATGGGAGGCGTGGAAAGCCACATTTACCAGCTCTCTCAGTGCCTGATTGAAAGAGGACACAAAGTCATAATTGTCACCCACGCTTACGGAAATCGAAAAGGCATCCGTTACCTCACTAAAGGCCTCAAAGTCTATTACTTGCCTCTGAAAGTCATGTACAACCAGTCTACAGCCACGACCCTCTTTCACAGTCTGCCTTTGCTCAGGTACATATTTGTTCGAGAGAGAGTCACCATAGTCCACTCACATAGTTCCTTTTCTGCCATGGCCCATGACGCCCTCTTCCACGCCAAGACCATGGGGCTCCGTACCGTCTTCACGGACCATTCCCTGTTTGGATTTGCTGATGTCAGCTCGGTGCTCACAAACAAGCTGCTAACTGTATCTCTTTGTGACACAAACCACATAATCTGTGTCTCTTACACTAGTAAGGAAAACACTGTGCTCAGAGCAGCACTGAATCCTGAAATAGTGTCCGTCATTCCCAATGCCGTAGATCCTACTGACTTCACTCCAGACCCATTTAGAAGGCATGATAGCATGACTATTGTTATTGTCAGCAGACTTGTTTACAGAAAAG gCACCGATTTGCTTAGTGGTATAATCCCTGAACTCTGTCAGAAATACCAAGATTTAAATTTCATAATTGGAGGAGAGGGACCAAAGAGAATAATTTTGGAAGAAGTACGGGAAAGATACCAGCTACATGACAG AGTGCGTCTCTTGGGAGCCTTAGAACACAAGGATGTTAGAAATGTCTTAGTTCAAggacatatttttcttaatacttCCCTTACTGAAGCATTCTGCATGGCCATTGTGGAAGCAGCCAGTTGTGGTTTACAG gtTGTAAGTACCAGGGTTGGTGGAATTCCTGAAGTACTTCCAGAAAATCTTATTATTTTATGCGAGCCTTCTGTAAAATCCTTGTGTGAGGGATTGGAAAAAGCTATTTCCCAACTGAAGTCCGGAGTATTGCCAGATCCAGAAAAAATCCATAACATAGTAAAGACTTTCTACACCTGGAGGAATGTTGCGGAGAGAACAGAAAAA GTGTACAATCGTGTGGCAGGAGAAACTGTGTTACCAATGGACAGACGACTGGACAGACTCATGTCTCACTGCGGTCCAGTAACAGGCTGCATTTTTGCTTTGTTGGCCATGTTCAactttctcttcctcactttcctgAGATGGATGACTCcagattctctcattgatgtggcAATCGATGCCACAGGGCCAAAGGGTGCCTGGACTAAACAATATCCTTATAGTAGAAAACGGGGCAGGAATAATGAAATGTCCAAAACCAGGTAG